The following DNA comes from Natranaerovirga pectinivora.
GATAGTTGGGGCATTGGTTGTAAAGGAAGGTTGTTAACTTATTTGCCAGGGGATTTAAAGTATTTTAAAGAAAAAACCCTTGGTAAGGTTGTTGTGTTAGGGCGAAAAACATTAAGTACCTTTCCTAAGGGCAATCCTCTAAAAGATAGAATCAATATAATTCTAACAAATGATAAATCCTTTACATCTGAAGGTGCTATTGTTAAACATAGTATTAATGAAGTATTAGAGGAACTTGAAAAATACAATGAAGAAGACATATTTATAATTGGCGGTGAAAGTATATACAACCAATTTATTCAAACTTGTAAAACGGCATATGTCACTAAAATAAAGGCAAATTTTAATTCCGATGTATTTTTCCCTAACCTAGATTTAAGTGAAGAATGGGAATTGGTTGAAGAGAGTGAAACCCAAGAATACGATGGCATAGAATATATCTTTTGTAAGTACATGAGAATTAATGGGTGATATATAATAAGATGTTTGTTTAAATAAAGCTAATTTTGAATATACTAAACTAAGAATGAAAAATATAAGGGATGATTAGTAATGCAAAAAAAATTATATTATTATGAAATACTAATGTTTTTTATAGCCAATGTATTGATGTTTCTATTACATGATGCTTATAGTGAAACAGGATTGCATTTTTTAAGTTATATAAGTGCTGTTAACGAGAGTATTTATGAACATATGAAGATGACTTTTTTTTCATTATTAATAGTTTATGTTATTTTGTTTTTTATAGTAGGAAAAAGATATAATAATTATTGGTTTGGAAAGTTTTGTGCCCTAATAATAGCACCTTTTTTGGTAATGGTTCTTTATTATACTTACTCAGGAGTCCTAGGATATAATATTCTTTGGATAGATATATTAATTGGTGTATTAGCAATCCTTACAGGACAAATAATAAGTTATTATATTATTTCTAAAACAAGGATAATGTTATTCAACAATTTTATTTGGTTTTTATTAGTCGTTTTATTAGCGGTTATATTTAGCACATTAACATATAATCCAATACACATTGATTTATTTAAGGACAATCGATCAGGAAGATTTGGGGTTTAAAGAAGCAATTTTAAATATTAGAAGGGACTCTGTGGAACAGACAATAAGAAGTCTATTTCATAGGGTCTTTTTAAGATGCTCTTTAAGTTGAGTTAAGAAACATAAAGTGATTCTTTGGAATTTAATGTGATAAAGTATTGACTTTAGAATGGTTTTGTTTGATAATAACCATAAATGGAAATTTACTTTCGCGATGGGGAGGTATTTACTTATGATTGAATTACTTTGTAATAGAAGAAGTATTAGAAAGTTTAAAGATAAAAAGATTGAACAAGATAAAGTCCAAAAGCTTATTCAAGCAGCATTATTATCTCCATCTTCAAGAAGTATTTGCCCTTGGGAATTTATTATAATAGATGATAAAAACACGTTAGTGGCACTATCTAAAGCAAAAGCCCATGGCTCTAAATTCCTTGATAATACCCCTATGGCCATAGTTATTGTGGCAGATGAAAGCATATGTGATGTATGGATTGAAGATGCTTCCATTGCCTCTATTATTATTCAACTTCAAGCAGAAAAGTTAGACTTAGGCTCTTGTTGGGTACAAATTAGGAATAGACAAGATGCTAAAGGGGCCTCATCAGAACATATTGTAAAAGAACTGTTAGATATTCCTGTAAACTATAGGGTGGAGTCCATTATAGGCATTGGATACAAAGATGAAGAAAAAGAAAGCTATAATATAGATGAGCTTCAATACAATAAAGTGCATTTAAATAAGTTCAAATAAGAAAGGGAGAAATAACGTGTTAAATATACAAATTGAAAAAACAAATCAACCAAAGCAAAAGCCAGAACCAGAAGAATTGGTTTTTGGTGCTGTATTCACAGATCATATGTTTGTTATGGATTATGAGATATCACAAGGATGGCATAATCCTAAAATAGTGCCTTACCAACCCATTACATTAGAACCATCTGCTATGGTTTTTCACTATGGTCAAGAAATGTTTGAAGGTATGAAAGCGTATAAAGGTGTAGATGGTCGTGTTTTATTATTTAGACCTGAAAAAAATATTGAAAGAACCAATAAAACAAATGATAGAATTTGCATCCCTCAAATAGATGAAGATGATATGTTACAAGCCATTAAAGCATTAGTTGACATAGATAAAGATTGGATACCAAATGCAGGTGGAACAGCATTATACATTAGACCATTTATCATAGCTACAGATCCATATCTTGGCGTAAGACCGTCTAATACTTATAAATTCATGGTAATTGCATGCCCAGTTGGTGCCTATTATAAAGAAGGCATTAATCCAGTAAAAATATGGGTAGAAACAGAATATGTAAGAGCGGTGCCAGGTGGTGTAGGAGAAGCTAAAACTGGTGGTAATTATGCTGCAAGTATAAAAGCTCAAATGAAAGCCAAAGAAAGAGGTTATACTCAAGTATTATGGCTGGATGGTGTTGAGAGAAAATACGTAGAAGAAGTAGGAACAATGAACGTATTCTTTAAAATCAATGGAGAAATTATTACCCCTGAGTTAACAGGAAGTATTCTTGCAGGTGTAACAAGAAATTCTGTTATTGAGTTATTAAACGCTTGGGGTGAAAGAGTAGTTGAAAGACGTATTACAATAGATGAAATATATGAAGCTCATAAAGCAGGAATACTAGAAGAAGTATTTGGAACTGGAACAGCTGCTGTAATTTCACCAGTAGGTGAGTTAAATTACAGAGGAGATATGATAACGATTAACAATAATGAAATTGGTGCTCTAAGTCAAAAAATATATGATACCATTACTGGACTTCAAACTGGCGCAATTAAAGATGAATTCGGATGGACAGTAGAAGTATAATTAGGGGTTATTAGATGAAATTTAAAGTTCGTGAAAAGATTTTTAGCTTTAGAGATGACTTTACTATAAAAGATGAAAATGATAACGATTACTTTCAAGTTACAGGAAAAATTTTTACTATTGGAAACAAATTACATTTCAAAGATATGAGTGGCAATGAACTGCTATATATTGAACAACAACTTTTAAAGTTTTTAGCAGAATACAATATATACAGCAAAGGTAAAGTTGTAGGAAAAGTGAAGAAGAAATTAACATTTTTTAGATCTGGATTTGATATTATAAGCACTTATGGTAACTATGAAGTTGATGGAGATTTTTTTGGATATAACTTTGTAATAAGAAAAAATGGTTCAGTTATAGCAACCGTTTCTAAAAAGTTTTTTAGTTTTACCGATCATTATGGGGTAGAAATAGCTGATAATGAAGAGTATATATTTATCCTGGCATTAGTTATTGTTATTGATCAAGTAATACACGACAATAGTGGTTCTAATAAGTAACCTGAAGTAGCAAAATTAAGAATGGATAAAACTGAATATTATTTTATAAGACCATATAACCCTAG
Coding sequences within:
- a CDS encoding dihydrofolate reductase — protein: MNCIVAVEDSWGIGCKGRLLTYLPGDLKYFKEKTLGKVVVLGRKTLSTFPKGNPLKDRINIILTNDKSFTSEGAIVKHSINEVLEELEKYNEEDIFIIGGESIYNQFIQTCKTAYVTKIKANFNSDVFFPNLDLSEEWELVEESETQEYDGIEYIFCKYMRING
- a CDS encoding DUF6512 family protein: MQKKLYYYEILMFFIANVLMFLLHDAYSETGLHFLSYISAVNESIYEHMKMTFFSLLIVYVILFFIVGKRYNNYWFGKFCALIIAPFLVMVLYYTYSGVLGYNILWIDILIGVLAILTGQIISYYIISKTRIMLFNNFIWFLLVVLLAVIFSTLTYNPIHIDLFKDNRSGRFGV
- a CDS encoding nitroreductase family protein, encoding MIELLCNRRSIRKFKDKKIEQDKVQKLIQAALLSPSSRSICPWEFIIIDDKNTLVALSKAKAHGSKFLDNTPMAIVIVADESICDVWIEDASIASIIIQLQAEKLDLGSCWVQIRNRQDAKGASSEHIVKELLDIPVNYRVESIIGIGYKDEEKESYNIDELQYNKVHLNKFK
- a CDS encoding branched-chain amino acid aminotransferase; translated protein: MLNIQIEKTNQPKQKPEPEELVFGAVFTDHMFVMDYEISQGWHNPKIVPYQPITLEPSAMVFHYGQEMFEGMKAYKGVDGRVLLFRPEKNIERTNKTNDRICIPQIDEDDMLQAIKALVDIDKDWIPNAGGTALYIRPFIIATDPYLGVRPSNTYKFMVIACPVGAYYKEGINPVKIWVETEYVRAVPGGVGEAKTGGNYAASIKAQMKAKERGYTQVLWLDGVERKYVEEVGTMNVFFKINGEIITPELTGSILAGVTRNSVIELLNAWGERVVERRITIDEIYEAHKAGILEEVFGTGTAAVISPVGELNYRGDMITINNNEIGALSQKIYDTITGLQTGAIKDEFGWTVEV
- a CDS encoding LURP-one-related/scramblase family protein, with the translated sequence MKFKVREKIFSFRDDFTIKDENDNDYFQVTGKIFTIGNKLHFKDMSGNELLYIEQQLLKFLAEYNIYSKGKVVGKVKKKLTFFRSGFDIISTYGNYEVDGDFFGYNFVIRKNGSVIATVSKKFFSFTDHYGVEIADNEEYIFILALVIVIDQVIHDNSGSNK